The Nitrospirota bacterium genome segment ACGCCACGTTGCGTCCGTCCAAGATCTCCGTAGGCGCAACTAACCAGTTCGGCCATGACGGTGAGACCATCTTTAGCGTTAAGCAGACCCGATTCGGCGTCAATGGCTATATCCCCACCGAACTGGGAGAGCTGAAGACAAAGTTCGAGTTCGATCTGTTCGGCGTCGGTGCCGATGCGGGCCAGACCACGATCCGGTTGCGCCATGCCTACGGTGAGTTAGGTCAATTCCTTGCAGGGCAGACCAACAGTCTTTTCATGGACATAGATGTGTACCCCAATGTCGTCGACTACTGGGGGCCGGCGGGCATGATCTTCTTCCGCAACATCCAGGCGCGGTGGACGTTCATGAAGCAGGGGGGAACAAAGGCTGCGGTCGCGCTTGAGTCTCCTGGTTCGGCAATCGACACAGGGAAGCTTAACCTCGTAGACATCAATGGTGTTTCCAGTTGGAACAAATATCCGGACCTGACCGGTCAGTACCGTATGGATGGGACCTGGGGCCACTTCCAGGCAGCCGGTATAATGCGCTGGCTCGGATACAGTTCGCCCGATGGAGGCATATCGGGCCACAAGACCGGCTGGGGAGCAAACCTGAGCGGGGCCGTCCATACCGTTGGTAAAGACAGTATACTTGCACAACTCGCCTATGGAGAGGGTATCGCTAACTACTTCAATGACGGTGGCGTCGACCTGGCGCCACAAAGCAGCGCAGGCGGTGCCGAGGCATTACCGATACTCGGATTGCTCCTTTATTACGACAAGTACTGGAGCGACAAATGGAGCAGCTCGATCGGATACAGCGAGACGGAGCAGCACAATTCCGGAGGACAGGAGCCGACCGCATTCCATAGGGGCCAGTATGCCTCGGTGAACCTCCTGCACTACCCGGCGAAGAACGTTATGGTGGGCGGCGAGTTCCTCTGGGGCAAGCTCGAGCAGAACGGCGGCGAGACCGGACACGATAGCCGCATCCAGTTCTCGGCCAAGTATAACTTCTAACCCGCGCGTTTCGCCGGCTGCTGTGTGAACGGCCTGTCCGGCGAAGGAATGCGATGAAAGAATGTGCGAAGATGCAAGAGCAATTTCATTTACCGATCATCTTCGACCTTGGCGCCACCTTTATCTTCGGTATAACCGGCGCCCTGGCAGCGCTGCAACGAGGTTATGATTTTATAGGACTGTTTGCGCTGGCCTTTGCAAGCGGCGTCGGCGGTGGTCTGCTTCGCGACGGTCTGTTCATCCAGCAGGGGCCTCCGGCGGTAACGATGGATTCACGCTACATCGTGGCCATCACGCTGGCAAGCCTCGTCGGGCTGCTCTTTCGCCACGGGGTGACTCGGCTCACGAAAGTGATCGCCCTCGTTGATGCCCTCGGCCTAGGTGCCTATGCGGTCGTGGGTATAGAGAAGTCGATAAACGCCGGGCTGAGCATTCCGGCCGCCATTCTCGTCGGTGTCATCAATGCTGTGGGGGGCGGCTTGCTTCGTGATCTGTTGGTTAGGGACGAGCCGTTGCTGCTCAAGCCCGGCCAATTCTATGCTCTGGCCGCCCTTGGAGGATGTCTACTCTTCATTTTCCTCACCATGCGCTTCGGCATGCCGGCCCCCAGGGCGGCCGTTATTACCATTGCCTGCACCTTTGTCGTGCGCGTTTTGGCGATTACATTCAACTGGAGGACGAAGCCGTTGTATAGTCCGGATACATCCGAAGAGGAGCAGAAGCGTTAGCAGGAACGAGGGGAGTGAGAAACGTTTTTTAGAAACTCTGATAACGAAGAAACATGCCGTATCAATATACGAATGCACTCGTGACGATTGATAAGTCAATAAGGAATCTTCCAGAAGAGGATCGTCTCAATGAAGCAAATCGGTCACGCTGTAGAGCATGGCTGGTTGTTAGAGAGGTTCCTTTTCTCAATTGACTCTAAATACTATGCATGATACAGTTGATGCTCCTTCAGGCTTTAGGTCTTTTGAAATCAACTATATAATGCTATAGGTTCTATTTTTTTAATAGGGCCCTGCATAGCTCTTAGCTTGCAGACCTTGCGCTCAGATGTTTATTTTCCTTCGGGAGGTGTTCCATGCGCTGCAATACGCAGCAACTGAAATGCAGTAGGTCTCTCATGCAGATCTTCGAACGGATCGTTCTTGTTCTCGTCGTGCTGGTCCTGGTCGGGACGGTGATCTCCGGGTGCAAGAAGAAGGCCCAGGTTGCAGCCGGTCCGCCGGACGTTGAAGTGGCCGAGGTCGCCAAGCAGGACGTTAAGGTGGTCAGGGAGTGGGTGGGCAGTATGGATGGGTCGGTCAACGCCGTCATCCGCGCCCAGGTCCAAGGCTACCTCGTGAAGCAGAACTACACCGAAGGGCAGTTCGTTAAGCAGGGACAGATTCTGTTCGAGATCGATCCGCGGACTTTCCAGGCGGCCCTGAATCAGGCAAAGGCCGATCATGCGCAGAAAAAAGCGCGGTGGGACACGACCAAGGCGAACCTGGCGCGCATCCGGCCGCTGGCAGAGCAGAATGCGGTGAGCCTGAAGGACCTCGATGACGCCGTGGGGGCCGAACAGTCGGCGCATGCCGCTTTCGATGCGACGCAGGCTGCCGTGGAAAAGGCGCAGCTCGATCTCGGGTTCACGCGGATAACATCTCCCATCAACGGCATCGCGGGAATTGCCAAGGCCCAGATCGGAAATCTCGTAGGGCCGGGCCAGGTGGAGGAGCTAACCACAGTCTCGACCGTCGATCCCATCAAGGTGCTGGTACCGATCAGCGAGCAGGAGTTCCTCCATCTTCAGACAAAACGACCGGCCAAGGGTCAGTCGAAGCCGCAGCTCGACCTGGTCCTTTCCGACGGGAGCCTCTATCCCCGGAAGGGCGAGTTTGCTTTTGCCGACCGGCAGGTGGATCCTTCGACCGGAACGCTCAAGGTAGCGACCCTCTTCCCGAACCCCGAAAACGTGCTCCGGCCGGGACAGTATGCCAAGGTCCGTGCGGTCATGGAAACGATACCGGGAGCGATAGTAGTGCCGCAGCGCGCCGTGAACGAGCTCCAGGGCAATTTCCAGGTGGCTGTGGTCGGGCCTGATAACAAGGTTTCTATCCGTACCGTGAAGCCGGGCGTAAAGACCGGGTCCCTGGTGGTTATCACCGAAGGTTTGCAGCCAGGGGATCGCATCGTGGTCGAGGGTCTGCAGAAGGTGCGTGACGGCGTCATGGTCAATCCCAAGCCGGTGTCTCTCGAGACGCCGACAACTCAGTCCGCGACTACCCCGGCGGAAAAGCCTGTCGCGGGCCACGAGCAGAGGTAACCTCCTTATGGTCAACTTCTTCATTAACCGGCCCATCGTGGCCATTGTCATCTCGATTATCATCGTGATCGTCGGTATCGTTTCGATCCTCGGCCTTCCCATTGCCCAGTACCCGAATATTGTTCCGCCTGAGATGGTGATCGACACGACCTACGTGGGCGCCGACGCCCAGACCGTGGAGCAGTCCGTTGCCACGCCCATCGAGCAGCAGATGAGCGGCGTGGATAACATGAACTATATGTACTCGCTCAATGCGAACAATGGGCAGATGAAGATGTACGTCAACTTTGACGTGAAGACTGACCCGAACATCGACCAGGTCCTGACCCAGATGCGCGAGAGCCAGGCCGAGTCCCAGCTTCCTTCCGATGTGCGAAACTACGGCGTCACAATCAAGAAGTCGACGTCATCGCCCCTCATGGTTGTTTCACTTTATTCGCCCAAGGGGACCTACGATGACATCTTCCTCGCCAATTACGCCAACATCAACCTGAACGACCAGCTCACGCGCGTTCCCGGTATCGCCAGCGTCACGGTCTTCGGCGCCGGCCAGTACGCCATGCGCGTCTGGGTGCGGCCGGACCAGCTCGCGAAGCTGAACATTACGGTGCCCGAGATCACGTCGGCCATCCAGAAACAGAACACCGTGAATCCGGCAGGCAAGATGGGCGCCGAGCCGGCGCCTCCCGGCCAGGAATTCACCTATGCGGTCCGCGCCCAGGGACGGCTCATAACGCCTGAGGAGTTCGGCCAGGTGGTCTTGCGGGCCAATCCCGACGGGTCGCTAGTGCGGCTCAAGGATGTGGCACGCATCGAACTCGGCTCCCAATCCTACGACATGCGGGGAAGGTTGAACGGGAAGCCGGCTGCGGTGCTCGGCCTGTACCAGCTTCCGGGCACGAACGCTATCGCCGCCGTGGACGGAGTCAAAAAGCTGATGGCAGAGGTCTCGAAGTCCTTTCCCCAGGACCTGGAGTACGTGGTCTCCTTGGACACGACCGAAGCGGTGCGCGAGGGCATCAACGAG includes the following:
- a CDS encoding efflux RND transporter periplasmic adaptor subunit, encoding MQIFERIVLVLVVLVLVGTVISGCKKKAQVAAGPPDVEVAEVAKQDVKVVREWVGSMDGSVNAVIRAQVQGYLVKQNYTEGQFVKQGQILFEIDPRTFQAALNQAKADHAQKKARWDTTKANLARIRPLAEQNAVSLKDLDDAVGAEQSAHAAFDATQAAVEKAQLDLGFTRITSPINGIAGIAKAQIGNLVGPGQVEELTTVSTVDPIKVLVPISEQEFLHLQTKRPAKGQSKPQLDLVLSDGSLYPRKGEFAFADRQVDPSTGTLKVATLFPNPENVLRPGQYAKVRAVMETIPGAIVVPQRAVNELQGNFQVAVVGPDNKVSIRTVKPGVKTGSLVVITEGLQPGDRIVVEGLQKVRDGVMVNPKPVSLETPTTQSATTPAEKPVAGHEQR
- a CDS encoding TRIC cation channel family protein, whose product is MKECAKMQEQFHLPIIFDLGATFIFGITGALAALQRGYDFIGLFALAFASGVGGGLLRDGLFIQQGPPAVTMDSRYIVAITLASLVGLLFRHGVTRLTKVIALVDALGLGAYAVVGIEKSINAGLSIPAAILVGVINAVGGGLLRDLLVRDEPLLLKPGQFYALAALGGCLLFIFLTMRFGMPAPRAAVITIACTFVVRVLAITFNWRTKPLYSPDTSEEEQKR
- a CDS encoding DcaP family trimeric outer membrane transporter, encoding MKPKTALYVFVIIALLAVIGTGGEARAAAQDAPRIEIYGFVQLDAIYDFDRVDPSWDATLRPSKISVGATNQFGHDGETIFSVKQTRFGVNGYIPTELGELKTKFEFDLFGVGADAGQTTIRLRHAYGELGQFLAGQTNSLFMDIDVYPNVVDYWGPAGMIFFRNIQARWTFMKQGGTKAAVALESPGSAIDTGKLNLVDINGVSSWNKYPDLTGQYRMDGTWGHFQAAGIMRWLGYSSPDGGISGHKTGWGANLSGAVHTVGKDSILAQLAYGEGIANYFNDGGVDLAPQSSAGGAEALPILGLLLYYDKYWSDKWSSSIGYSETEQHNSGGQEPTAFHRGQYASVNLLHYPAKNVMVGGEFLWGKLEQNGGETGHDSRIQFSAKYNF